tttgcccCAAACTAATCTTTCTCTCAAAATGTCACTTTTAGTTAAACTCAATTGTGCATTTCAAGTATTGCTCATTCAGAGTAATCTGTAGCAACACACATTCATAATAAGCAAGAATTAAGTTTTTCCATGACACAACTCAATAGTGGATGAAAGAAACTAGGCAGTGACTAGACAGACACTATACAGGCACCTGCTGTTGTTAAGAGTCTAGTGTCCATGCTGGgtcagtgaggtttttttttttttttttcatatgtcaaTAACTTTAAATTATACTATCTAATATATATCATGTAGATATGATGAAATTACACACAGTATGAAAACTAAATGCATCCTGGAATTATTTTTGGCACAAGTGCCTTTTGTGCAACTTTGCCTCCTGTTTTCAACAGCACAGAGTGAGCCTGCCGTTCTAGTATACTCGTAATCCCTCATTGATTCCAGGAAACAATACATCAGGAAAATCACAAAACAGATTTAAACTTTTCACAGAGACTTACTAGTCATTCTCCAGGGCCTAATATTTTCTCAAACTTTTCTAAGACCTTCAGAGCATAATTCACATTTCCAAAGCTTAAGCTACACTAATGCATTACGCTGCAGTTTCaggtgaagaataaatgagattcACATCCTTTAAAACACTTTTGAaatataaaactgatttttaggGGTTGTGAAAACTTAGCTCCAATTGATTCAGGCTCTGGAATTCTGACTGGTTGCTATGTTGTACTTCAAGTGGTTAACTTCTTGATAGTTGAGTGAACATTTCTTTTGGCGTCAGATTGTTTTAATGAACTTAAAGTAAATTaactaaaacagtattttttctaCACTACGaatccttttttggggggaaagaaatgcaaaccaacaaataaagtaaaataaactatGAATACTTAACATTGGTAACATTTTaaaacctctaaaaataaactttaaaatgtaagaaaagtaAGACATTTACATCTTGTAGATTTTAGCCTACATGGGATGGGTTATGTATAGAATATCTTCTACACACAGTGGCAAAAGTGAAAatcattttcacttaaaaaaaattcccctctCACTGCTGCTGGCAGTGTGGAGTGCCCTGTTCCAAAGATTTCAGGACAGCTCCCAACCAGCAAGAAAGTGAAGTTCCAGTTAGGCTAAAAGTCTCCTACCTGAATTATGGACATCCGAGTGGCCGGGGTCTCGCTCGCATTAGTCCCTTGTCCGGTGAAGCTGGTGTGGCAGCCCGCGTGCCCCTGAGGGACAGTCAGGTTGTTGGAGGCCGGTTTGAGATACATCACCTCCGACCTGGGCGAGCTGAGGGGCAGGCGGGTCTGGTAGTCGAAGTACATAGGGGAGGtagccagggaggggctgctcaCCACGTTCATGACGTTCATGGCGTTCCTCTCCTCCACCTCGCTCTGCACCAGCATGATATCATTTTTGTTGATCTTCTTCTTCTTGCCCTTGCCCCCGCCCAGCTGCGGGTGGCTGTACTCGGCGATGCGGCAGTTGTAAGTGCGGATCTCCTTGTTCTCGCGCTTGCACTTGACGGCGATGGTGATCATGGCCGCCAGGAGGATGATGGAGATAGTGCTCAGAGTCACGATGAGCGGCAGCGACATGTCCCAGTGGTGCTGCTCGCCGTTCACCCGGGGCACCCCCTCGGGCAGGGAGCCGCTCACCGAGCGAATGATGAGCTTGGCCACTGCGGACAGGGTGGGCTTGCCATGGTCAGTCACCTTCACCACCAGCTCCACCACCGGCGTCACGTCCTCCCAGAAGGGGTGAAGCGTGCGAATCTCGCCGCTGGACGGATCGATTTCAAACAGGTGGTCGTCGTTACCATCTACGATCTCGTAGGTGAGGCGCCCGCTCTCGCCGAAGTCGCTGTCAAGGGCGCGCACGGTGCTCACCAGGTAGCCCAGCCCAGCGTTCCGCGGCACCTGCAGTTCAGCCGTGTCGTTCTGCAGCGTGGGCAGCACGATCACCGGAGCGTTATCATTCACGTCTAGCACAGTCACCCTAACAGTGGCGTTGCTCTCCAAGTGCGCGGGCGCGCCGGAGTCCTTAGCGAGCACCTTGAACTCAAAAGCTTTGGTCTGCTCATAGTTAAAGGAGCGCAGGGCGTAGATGGCTCCGTTGGTGGGGTTCACAGACACATAGGTGTAGATGGACACGTCGCCGATGTGCGAGGGCAGGATGGAGTAGGACACTGTGCCGTTTTGGCCCAGGTCGGGGTCCTGGGCGAGCACAGAGCCCAGGTACTCTCCTGGGATGTTGTTCTCGTGCACCTGCAGCACATAGAGTCCCTTGGTGAAACGAGGAGGGTTGTCATTCTCGTCCAAAATCTTGACGGCGAACGACTTGGTGGAGTTGAGTGGAGGAGAGCCCCCGTCCCGCGCCACAATTGTCACGTTGTACTCGTCTTGTGTCTCGCGGTCCAGCGGGCGGTCAGTCACCACGGTGTAGAAGTTGTCGTAGTTCTCCTCCAGCTTGAAGGGCACAGAACCTCCCGGCCCGCCcaggccgccgccgcccgcccctcCTCCGCCCAGGACCCTGCACTGCAGCTGCCCGTTTTTGCCAGAGTCTCGGTCAGTGACCCGCACCAGGGCGATGACGGTGCCGGGCGGGGCGGCCTCGCTCAGCGCCCCCTGGCGCACGGAGACGAAACCGATGGACGGCGCGTTGTCGTTGCGGTCGATGAGCTTGACAGTGACCTTGCAATGGGCCGGGATGGGGTTGGGACCCATGTCTCGGGCCTGCACGTCGATCTCCAGCATCCCATTCTCCTCATAGTCCAGGTTGCCCTTGACACGGATCAGGCCGGTCTTGGGGTCAATGGAGAAGAGCTCCCGCACGCGGTCGGGCACATAGCTGCTGAAGGAGTAGATCACTTCGCCGTTGGGACCCTCGTCGGCGTCGGTGGCGTTCAGGTCAATGACCACGGTGCCCAGCGGGGCGTTCTCGGGCAGCTCTACCAGGTAGGAGGGCGCCTCGAAGACCGGGCTGTTGTCGTTAGAGTCAATCACCTTCACGTTGATCTGCACGGTGGCGGAGCGCGGCGGCTCGCCGCCATCCAGGGCGGTCAGAACGAGCGTGTGGTGGTTCTGCTGCTCGCGGTCCAGTGCCTTCTGGATAACTAGCTCTGGGAACTTGGTGCCGTCGCCGCGGGACTTGACGTCCAGCGCGAAGAGGCCGTGGTCGTCGCGCGTAAGCAGATAGGTGCGGAGCCCGTTCTCACCCGCGTCCGGGTCGTGCGCGCTGGTGAGAGGGAAGCGGGTGCCGGGGGCCGCGTTCTCGGAGATGTCCATCTCAATCTGGTCGGAGGGGAAGGACGGAGCATTGTCGTTGATGTCCTGGATCTCCACCTTGATCATGCAGATCTCCTTGTCGTTGGCAAACACCTCGAGGGACAGCTGGCACTTGGCATTGTGGCGGCACAGGGACTCGCGGTCGATGCGCTGCTTGGTGTAGAGGAGCCCGCTGTCGGCGTCCACGTCCAGGAGGTGCGGCGCCGAGTTCTCCAGCACCCGGTAGCTACCCGACTTGctgcgcccgccgccgccgccgccgccgccgcgctctGCGGGCGGAAGCCCAGGCTGCAGTCGAGCATCCTTGCCGATGTTGCCGATCACCGTGCCGGCCCCTTGCTCCTCCGGTACGGAGTAGTTCAGGTTTTTGAGCGTCAGGGCAGGGGCCCATAGGAGGAAACAGCAACAGATGGAAAGGTACATCCCAGACCGGTGGGGTGTCGGCAGAAGCAGCCGGACTGGAAGGGCGAATGGATGGGTGCGCGCCAGCTTGGGGCAGTGTTCGCGCGCGACGCGAACCTCAAGTCTGtgggtccttccttccttccgctCCCGGGCTGCGGCACCGGGCGGTCTCTCCTTATTCCTCTCAAGTTCCCCGAACCTGTTGATCTACAGCATCCGCACTGGGCGAGAAGCAGCAGCGCAGCGGAGCCGCAGGGGCACTGAGCAAGGCGGAGGCTCCCTGCGGCTGGGGGCGAGCCCGGGGCTTTGTCTCTCCCGCCGGGACTTCGGGCGACTCAAACTTGAGCAATGAGACCAGCGATAAGAAGGAAATAGCGTCTGGGAAGGATGATAATGAGCTAAAGAATCCGTAGGTTTTCCTCGCTCCCGCTAGGGCGCTGCAAATCCACTTCTGCCTTTTGCCTCCGGAATACTCTTCACATCGGGTgggggagggagcggggaggTGTGTCTTCAGGCAGATCGGAAAGTGAAATCCTTACTTGTTTCTCGCCTCCTGTGATGAAATTGATGGGGATGAGGAACAACGAAGAGAGTCAGATATATTTTCAAGCTTCCCAGGAGCCCTGTGAAATGTCTGCTTGCTTCGCGGGCTGGACTGTTTTCAGGCAGTGTTTTGCTGCATTTAGAGATCTAATCTTGCATTGCCGGCtgaggcagcggcggcggcggacTGCATCTCCcagccaagatttttttttttttttttctctctctctctctctccctcttctttccgaGCAGccaaagggaggggaggaaatgcAGCGCAAAGAACTAGTGTCCCGATTTGTagtttcctccctctcccaggctcctccctctcttcctcggAAAAGGCTTTCCCCCAAGCCAAGAAAGCCACAGTCTGATCAGCGTTTGTGGTGTGAGTCTACTGGGAggagaaaaatatatagatatatctccGCCTCTGTTCGTAGAACACACTCTGTGATTTCTCTACGCCAAGCCAGTAGCCGCCGCTACCATCCCATTCTCTCCCCGCGAGCCAGGACTTCTCTAGCTGCAGTTtaattccagttttcttttcttcccagacGAAAGGAAATCAACAGGCAACTCATGGTTGGATGTGCAGATttgaaaggggagggggaggcggaaTAAAAAGGAAGGGGGAGCCACCCTCCCAGTGCTCGCACACACACTCTCCCTGTCTCTCGTTAGAAGGGAAACAGTCTCTGCATTCACAGGGCTGGGCTGTCAAgtgcctctcttttctttctattcagCATCTCCTTCCAATGGCCCTGCCTCCCAGTCCTCTTCATCTAGAAAGGAAAACCTTGGCGAGAAATAAAAGTGGTGAATATTTGAAGCGAATGAAGtgcgggattttttttttttttttttgcttcaatttTTTCTATAGTAGGAGGAGTGGGCTGGATGAAAGGAACACATCAAGGTTTGGCGTGATGCATTCTGCAGTCTCGCTCATACAGTCTGGGCGACTCGCTAGGGCAGCGGGCGAGGGGCTGCGGCCGCAGCGGTCCAGCCTGGGGCGCCCACCCCGGGGAGCTGCCGCCCGGGGGATGTTAGGCACAGGTCTGTCTACACATTATTTCGAGTTCTCGAAGCGCCTCGACATACGGGAATGACACATCCAGAAATGCAGGTGTTCCGATCTGCCCGATGAGTCAGAAGCAGCGGAACGAATCGTATTCACTCTCGCCTCATGGTCCTCCCTTCACAGACATTAGTTGTGGCTTCTTTCTAACGCTTTCTCTGACTCACTCTACAGAAAGAAAAGCCAGATTCATGTTttggtgaaaaaggaaaaaaaaaaaaaaagcgagagaaggggagggagggaaggaggaaggtgaaGCTGAACCCAGCAGCACTTTTACTCTACCTCTTTCTGCCGGAGTCCGAGGCTCTGGAAAACAAGGCGTCTGTTTTGCTaggtgtgtgtatttattttttaaaacctttccttttggTTAGGCGTGAGGAACCCACAAATCTTTCAGagtcttaggaaaaaaagaaaaaaaatcaggattacAATGACTGTTCAAAGCTTAGCCCCGCGTCACAGTTCACGGTTTTCCCCAGTGTTCTCTATTCACAAAGTCCAGCACCGGCGTGCGTAGTTAATTGTGCAGTCCGTtgtggagggtttttttttttttcctccttttctgtcaCGGGTGGTCTCTTTCAGTCTGGTGCCTGTCAGGATCAGCTCACAGCCTGCGAAAGACGTGCGGATTTCAAAGCAAATAAATCCATCTCCGCAAGCAAAGCTTCGGTGGAAATGAAAAGGTGAAAATTCAACAGTTGGAGTAGCGTCTCCCCAGCCGCCCTCCGCGCTGCCGCATCCGCCGGGCTCGCAGTCCCCGCTCTCTCCCCAGCGCCTCTTACTGACTGACTCTATTCACCTCACGCCGCCGCTTAAACATTGATACTGATTCCCTGCCAGCCAATCCGCGTGAGGAGCAAGGCCCTGCCCCCTCGGCCCGCGCCCAATGGAAGGCGGAGGAGAGACTGGCGGGGGCGGAGCCCGAAGCCCCAGAGCTTCCGAGCCATTGATTAGATCAGTTAGATGGGAGACCCGTCGGGCTAGTGGAGCCCTGCGCTCCGCCGTGGCGGCGGCGCCAAGGGCCTCGCCGCAGGGTCTCCCGAGTCCTTAACTACCAGGAGAAGCGCCTCCACCGTCTTCCTCTGGaaaagagagaattaaaaaaaaaaaagtttgacagcaatttatttattttttttttatccaatgTACACGGAAACTGGAATCACAGCGTGCTTGCAGAATAAGGTAGCTGCAGTCTTCCTtcggtatacacacacacacacacacagacacacacacacactccccggCACCATCCAGCCACCCATACCAAGGGAAGCGCAGATCTTCCGGCTGCGCGTGGACCCGTCTCCAATGAGGTGCAGAgcggtgtgcgtgtgtgtttgtgtgtgcgcgCGCGAGGCGGGGGGTGTTTCTGGGGAGTGTGTTGTGCATTTCAGTGAGTGTGTGTAGACCCGAGGGTGCTAGCGTGCCGGCTTCTGCCTACGCTGCTGCAAACAGCTGCGAGCAACAGCAATCAATATGTAACTTTCTCTATCCTCAGAGAAAAATCAGCTGTCCCCAGGCACCCTGGCAAGGAAAGTCACTTGATTATGAAAGTGTTtcagaagaaaagcagaagccCAGTGAAAGAGAGGCCGTGTCTCCCCAGAGGGAAAACGCCTCTCCCTTAAGGAGAGAGGCTTACGGTCAATTCAAGCTTTGTAGCTTGTTAAAACTCAAATCCGGCTAAATAATACTTAGGGCTTTACCCTTGTGAGACACTAGCAACTCTGCCCAAATACAAAGTAAAGTGAACATCCATATACTCACTCACAGTAGTTCTGGTGTATTGTTTACCTTGATCTTGTTGTTAAAGTTACACATGGCAGTTTGAATGTTATCTCATTAAGACTAAATAAGTCTTGATGACCACATTTGCCAAAGCCCCTATGCCTAGAAGCCGAACTAAATGTAAAGGCAGATCAGTGGGAGATCGCAGGTCAGTGGAAGATCTGTTAAAATTCATGCTTTCTAAGTAAtaacaccaccaccactaccaacacacacacacacacacacacacacacagagagagagagagagagagagagagagagagagagagagagagagagagaggagagagactcATGATTCATCTACTTCTTCTACAACTGCAGTTCCTAATCTCAGAGATTCTTTCTCTCCAGTTATCACAAACATCTACAAGCAAGGACTGCTTTGCTCCTTCTCCAGCCATTCTGGGAAAGAgttaagaatgtgaaaagaaaatagaagtattgATATAGAAAAGGTGAGTGTTTTAATTGCTAGAGTATTTATTGATCACAATTCATAAATACTAAAATTAAGTTGCCATTTATAAATTGTGAATGACTAACGTACGAATCTGTAACATGAAGCAttcaagattaaaagaaaatcaaatccagATCAATTACAAGAAAGTTCTGATGACTGTTTTTGGGATAATTGCTTAAAGATTCAGGCCAAGGAGCTATTTATTTCTCagaggattcaatgagataaccTATAATGTGAATTTGCAGTCTGATCTGGATCCAAAATTCACCAGACTAACCTTAACATACTAActttaacagtttaaaaattcaaagaggAGCCAGACCATCAAATCCCAAAATGTCGTTGTATTTTCTAAATAGGTAGCTTGTCTTGCATTTGCCTTTGCTAAAGAGGGGAGTTAGAGCTTTGTAGAAGTCTGCGTTGTTTTATGGAGCACGTGCCTAACTGTACTGCCCCATGAAACCTCACCTGTACATTTCTCAGGGGTGGTCCCAGTGCATGTTTCTTGGAAGCTGAGGTTTTGAGGCTTTAAAGGCAGTAGCTAGCAAATCAAGAGTAGAGATtacaaattcatttattaatcatTACCTTTTAAATATgacaaatctgtatttttcttgcaTTCCATACTAATTCAAGGAAATTCATAAAATATCCTTACTTGAGGTTTACAATAATGCAAAAACAAGAGAATGAACAATTTCCAAGAAAAGGGTATTATGCTCCATTGATTATCTTTAATTAGATGTGCTGTTACGCAAATGAGGGGAAAACACAGTGTCTAAGAAGAGACCAGTAAAATGAAACATCCTCATAGACACCAATTTGCCCACCACTCCTCCAGAGTAATTGTGTCACACCTCCCCCTAGTGCACAGAAAGAGAACTACCATGCATATGGTAAATACCATGCGGTGGGTGCCCCCCAAAGGGAGCAAAACAGAACTGCTACGTATCAGGtatcttatttatatattaattcataGTATTGAGTCTCTATTGTTAAAGACTGATATGTACCCACAataattaattttcatctttctatcccatctccattttattttaatagaaatggaATCAATTGATACTTCCAATTGTTTGGCTTCTCTTTAACCagacacaatttttaaaactataatctCTCCTAATTTTTAACCATCTCATAGATTCTATTTTCCACCAGACTTTATTTTTGGTTACAATATAGTTATTGAGGAATTTCACTTTAACTAATCTTAAAATATTgagctcaattttttaaaaagagatgatataaatattattaaatagatCAAAGATCCTATTAGTTTTTATACTATAGTAGGCAATGGACATAGAGATCTAGTTGAGAAATTCAAAAGACCATAGAGTTGAGCATAACTCATGATAACTACAATCTCATATTTCTCAAGAAAAGCCAGATTGATAATCATTAGTGATTACAAATGATAGTCTCAACCTTAAAGCAAAATTATATTCTTCCTTTGTTATCACATATGTATTGAACAGCCAAAGCTCTTGTGTGATTTAATCAAAATATGTATGCACATTCTTTGAGACAAAGTCCTTGgaaatatttacataaacataATATTACTTAATAAGATATGATGCTAGTCTAGgtgagtttttaaataaattgattatGTTGGAATAGCTTCAGAGAAGTATTGAGGTCTATTTTTATAGCCTGATAAAGGCTGGTTAATACTGTTAATTAAATTCTaattgaatattattattatcaagaAATGCTCTTAAATGCTATTTTAtgatttgttaatttatttacttatttgtttaattaaacaaaatttttaacttatttaacttTGCCTCAGAGAGACTCTTTAAATTTCATATTGACCAGCTGTAGCTGTAATCCCGAGAGTTTATGCACACAGCCATAATGGCAGTAGTTATGATCTTCCAAAACTTGCCCTGCTTGCTGTATTTCTGAGTTCAATAAAATACAATTCTTTAGAGACACTTTTGATGCTGATATTTTCAACATAGCCACTGTTTCTATGTCTGCAAAATTCTCTCTCCACTATTTCCTTCTCCATCATTTTCACCATTGTTTCACTCTCtggtttcatataattttatttaacagagaagcttcaaaaataaatttcacagtTAAACTGTTTTAGATGTAATAAGTATCAGAGGTTGCCATATTATATTTAAAGCCACAAGTGAATGATAGTATTTCATTCACAATTAGTTCTCTGAGTTTCCATTATGTGTTAGATGTATTTGAGGCCCACCTCTAACACACGGCTATTAGCCAAATGCTGACATTTAATCAAAGTCTCCCTTTTAACCAAGGACAAATTCACACTATTAACAGGACAATcactaaaacatatttttctcctttatgatatatatgaatcatAATAAAGTCATGCAAATTAAGTATAACCTTTAAGTTTCTgaagaaatgttttataatttaaaggtTTTTGAGAACAAAATCTCTCCTATAtaagaaaaattgtaaaatagttCCATAAATAAACAGTATATTAAGttgaatgttaatttttctcatgtttattaaaattattacatcttactggtagaaaaatatttattaggaaatgatatattttaattttcctccatATTATATGTATGTTATACTACACtataacatatatgtatacaagTACCCTTTTCCCACACATAGGAAGTGAATTCCCAGTGAACAGTCAAAGTTAAAGTGACAGGATTAACCTTACAAAAACACAGAAGTTCTATAAATCTGAAATTCACATAATAAATGAACTAAATTTCCAGCAGGCACTATGTATTTTCCATATATATCTAAGTATGTAAATCAGAAAGGAATATTTATAAATTAGTGGAGAATGATCAGGTTTTGAACAAGGACACAACTTCAGgatgtttattttaaagtcttggCACTTAAATAAgagttaaattaatatttttgttcttaagTTTTACAACCGAAAATTATTTggtgtgttttaaataaattatgtaagtGCACTTGTGTGTGTAGAGTACCTGAAAGAGAGGCCGTACAGAAACAGGGATTGTCAGACCAAAAAATATGTTACGTTATATCTAATGTATTAGTTAGCATATATTAAAAAGAGGCGTTGAATTACATTGTGCAAAATATAATTCTGAGAAAAATTATCTTGAGCTTCATAAATTTCAGATGGCATATTTATATCTTCTCCTGTCTTATCCAGAAATAAAAGGGTGCAATTAATTATGAAACCTCAACACTCCTGCCCCATGAGAACTTACCTGCTGGCTCCCCCTTGTGGCCACGtcgacaatttaaaaaaaaaaggcatttgtttTGGAAATTCCCTTCATAAGAGCAAAATTGGGCTTGTTCCATCTTTG
This portion of the Camelus dromedarius isolate mCamDro1 chromosome 13, mCamDro1.pat, whole genome shotgun sequence genome encodes:
- the PCDH17 gene encoding protocadherin-17 isoform X2; its protein translation is MYLSICCCFLLWAPALTLKNLNYSVPEEQGAGTVIGNIGKDARLQPGLPPAERGGGGGGGGRSKSGSYRVLENSAPHLLDVDADSGLLYTKQRIDRESLCRHNAKCQLSLEVFANDKEICMIKVEIQDINDNAPSFPSDQIEMDISENAAPGTRFPLTSAHDPDAGENGLRTYLLTRDDHGLFALDVKSRGDGTKFPELVIQKALDREQQNHHTLVLTALDGGEPPRSATVQINVKVIDSNDNSPVFEAPSYLVELPENAPLGTVVIDLNATDADEGPNGEVIYSFSSYVPDRVRELFSIDPKTGLIRVKGNLDYEENGMLEIDVQARDMGPNPIPAHCKVTVKLIDRNDNAPSIGFVSVRQGALSEAAPPGTVIALVRVTDRDSGKNGQLQCRVLGGGGAGGGGLGGPGGSVPFKLEENYDNFYTVVTDRPLDRETQDEYNVTIVARDGGSPPLNSTKSFAVKILDENDNPPRFTKGLYVLQVHENNIPGEYLGSVLAQDPDLGQNGTVSYSILPSHIGDVSIYTYVSVNPTNGAIYALRSFNYEQTKAFEFKVLAKDSGAPAHLESNATVRVTVLDVNDNAPVIVLPTLQNDTAELQVPRNAGLGYLVSTVRALDSDFGESGRLTYEIVDGNDDHLFEIDPSSGEIRTLHPFWEDVTPVVELVVKVTDHGKPTLSAVAKLIIRSVSGSLPEGVPRVNGEQHHWDMSLPLIVTLSTISIILLAAMITIAVKCKRENKEIRTYNCRIAEYSHPQLGGGKGKKKKINKNDIMLVQSEVEERNAMNVMNVVSSPSLATSPMYFDYQTRLPLSSPRSEVMYLKPASNNLTVPQGHAGCHTSFTGQGTNASETPATRMSIIQTDNFPAEPNYMGSRQQFVQSSTFKDPERASLRDSGHGDSDQADSDQDTNKGSCCDMSVREALKMKTTSTKSQPLEQAFPTLLSFAILTLHTITSRLQSVDLLPPEPEECVNCTDECRVLGHSDRCWMPQFPATNQAENADYRTNLFVPTVEANVETETYETVNPTGKKTFCTFGKDKREHTILIANVKPYLKAKRALSPLLQEVPSASSSPTKAGIEPCTATKGSLDGCEAKPGALAEASGQYLPTDSQYLSPSKQPRDPPFLASEQMARVFADVHSRASRDSSEMGAVLEHLDHPNRDLGRESVDAEEVVREIDKLLQDCRGNDPVAVRK
- the PCDH17 gene encoding protocadherin-17 isoform X3 gives rise to the protein MYLSICCCFLLWAPALTLKNLNYSVPEEQGAGTVIGNIGKDARLQPGLPPAERGGGGGGGGRSKSGSYRVLENSAPHLLDVDADSGLLYTKQRIDRESLCRHNAKCQLSLEVFANDKEICMIKVEIQDINDNAPSFPSDQIEMDISENAAPGTRFPLTSAHDPDAGENGLRTYLLTRDDHGLFALDVKSRGDGTKFPELVIQKALDREQQNHHTLVLTALDGGEPPRSATVQINVKVIDSNDNSPVFEAPSYLVELPENAPLGTVVIDLNATDADEGPNGEVIYSFSSYVPDRVRELFSIDPKTGLIRVKGNLDYEENGMLEIDVQARDMGPNPIPAHCKVTVKLIDRNDNAPSIGFVSVRQGALSEAAPPGTVIALVRVTDRDSGKNGQLQCRVLGGGGAGGGGLGGPGGSVPFKLEENYDNFYTVVTDRPLDRETQDEYNVTIVARDGGSPPLNSTKSFAVKILDENDNPPRFTKGLYVLQVHENNIPGEYLGSVLAQDPDLGQNGTVSYSILPSHIGDVSIYTYVSVNPTNGAIYALRSFNYEQTKAFEFKVLAKDSGAPAHLESNATVRVTVLDVNDNAPVIVLPTLQNDTAELQVPRNAGLGYLVSTVRALDSDFGESGRLTYEIVDGNDDHLFEIDPSSGEIRTLHPFWEDVTPVVELVVKVTDHGKPTLSAVAKLIIRSVSGSLPEGVPRVNGEQHHWDMSLPLIVTLSTISIILLAAMITIAVKCKRENKEIRTYNCRIAEYSHPQLGGGKGKKKKINKNDIMLVQSEVEERNAMNVMNVVSSPSLATSPMYFDYQTRLPLSSPRSEVMYLKPASNNLTVPQGHAGCHTSFTGQGTNASETPATRMSIIQTDNFPAEPNYMGSRQQFVQSSSTFKDPERASLRDSGHGDSDQADSDQDTNKGSCCDMSVREALKMKTTSTKSQPLEQEPEECVNCTDECRVLGHSDRCWMPQFPATNQAENADYRTNLFVPTVEANVETETYETVNPTGKKTFCTFGKDKREHTILIANVKPYLKAKRALSPLLQEVPSASSSPTKAGIEPCTATKGSLDGCEAKPGALAEASGQYLPTDSQYLSPSKQPRDPPFLASEQMARVFADVHSRASRDSSEMGAVLEHLDHPNRDLGRESVDAEEVVREIDKLLQDCRGNDPVAVRK
- the PCDH17 gene encoding protocadherin-17 isoform X1, whose product is MYLSICCCFLLWAPALTLKNLNYSVPEEQGAGTVIGNIGKDARLQPGLPPAERGGGGGGGGRSKSGSYRVLENSAPHLLDVDADSGLLYTKQRIDRESLCRHNAKCQLSLEVFANDKEICMIKVEIQDINDNAPSFPSDQIEMDISENAAPGTRFPLTSAHDPDAGENGLRTYLLTRDDHGLFALDVKSRGDGTKFPELVIQKALDREQQNHHTLVLTALDGGEPPRSATVQINVKVIDSNDNSPVFEAPSYLVELPENAPLGTVVIDLNATDADEGPNGEVIYSFSSYVPDRVRELFSIDPKTGLIRVKGNLDYEENGMLEIDVQARDMGPNPIPAHCKVTVKLIDRNDNAPSIGFVSVRQGALSEAAPPGTVIALVRVTDRDSGKNGQLQCRVLGGGGAGGGGLGGPGGSVPFKLEENYDNFYTVVTDRPLDRETQDEYNVTIVARDGGSPPLNSTKSFAVKILDENDNPPRFTKGLYVLQVHENNIPGEYLGSVLAQDPDLGQNGTVSYSILPSHIGDVSIYTYVSVNPTNGAIYALRSFNYEQTKAFEFKVLAKDSGAPAHLESNATVRVTVLDVNDNAPVIVLPTLQNDTAELQVPRNAGLGYLVSTVRALDSDFGESGRLTYEIVDGNDDHLFEIDPSSGEIRTLHPFWEDVTPVVELVVKVTDHGKPTLSAVAKLIIRSVSGSLPEGVPRVNGEQHHWDMSLPLIVTLSTISIILLAAMITIAVKCKRENKEIRTYNCRIAEYSHPQLGGGKGKKKKINKNDIMLVQSEVEERNAMNVMNVVSSPSLATSPMYFDYQTRLPLSSPRSEVMYLKPASNNLTVPQGHAGCHTSFTGQGTNASETPATRMSIIQTDNFPAEPNYMGSRQQFVQSSSTFKDPERASLRDSGHGDSDQADSDQDTNKGSCCDMSVREALKMKTTSTKSQPLEQAFPTLLSFAILTLHTITSRLQSVDLLPPEPEECVNCTDECRVLGHSDRCWMPQFPATNQAENADYRTNLFVPTVEANVETETYETVNPTGKKTFCTFGKDKREHTILIANVKPYLKAKRALSPLLQEVPSASSSPTKAGIEPCTATKGSLDGCEAKPGALAEASGQYLPTDSQYLSPSKQPRDPPFLASEQMARVFADVHSRASRDSSEMGAVLEHLDHPNRDLGRESVDAEEVVREIDKLLQDCRGNDPVAVRK
- the PCDH17 gene encoding protocadherin-17 isoform X4 → MYLSICCCFLLWAPALTLKNLNYSVPEEQGAGTVIGNIGKDARLQPGLPPAERGGGGGGGGRSKSGSYRVLENSAPHLLDVDADSGLLYTKQRIDRESLCRHNAKCQLSLEVFANDKEICMIKVEIQDINDNAPSFPSDQIEMDISENAAPGTRFPLTSAHDPDAGENGLRTYLLTRDDHGLFALDVKSRGDGTKFPELVIQKALDREQQNHHTLVLTALDGGEPPRSATVQINVKVIDSNDNSPVFEAPSYLVELPENAPLGTVVIDLNATDADEGPNGEVIYSFSSYVPDRVRELFSIDPKTGLIRVKGNLDYEENGMLEIDVQARDMGPNPIPAHCKVTVKLIDRNDNAPSIGFVSVRQGALSEAAPPGTVIALVRVTDRDSGKNGQLQCRVLGGGGAGGGGLGGPGGSVPFKLEENYDNFYTVVTDRPLDRETQDEYNVTIVARDGGSPPLNSTKSFAVKILDENDNPPRFTKGLYVLQVHENNIPGEYLGSVLAQDPDLGQNGTVSYSILPSHIGDVSIYTYVSVNPTNGAIYALRSFNYEQTKAFEFKVLAKDSGAPAHLESNATVRVTVLDVNDNAPVIVLPTLQNDTAELQVPRNAGLGYLVSTVRALDSDFGESGRLTYEIVDGNDDHLFEIDPSSGEIRTLHPFWEDVTPVVELVVKVTDHGKPTLSAVAKLIIRSVSGSLPEGVPRVNGEQHHWDMSLPLIVTLSTISIILLAAMITIAVKCKRENKEIRTYNCRIAEYSHPQLGGGKGKKKKINKNDIMLVQSEVEERNAMNVMNVVSSPSLATSPMYFDYQTRLPLSSPRSEVMYLKPASNNLTVPQGHAGCHTSFTGQGTNASETPATRMSIIQ